In Arthrobacter sp. StoSoilB5, one genomic interval encodes:
- a CDS encoding HAD family phosphatase: MERSRLDEVRVVVFDIGEVLATPVNLYQELAEALGSDPDAVRDAYWTGRDAHDRGSSLHDYWPGVARLVGVEDQDGALAQRLADIDSATWAAVREDAVSVIRDLKARAVKIGLLSNAPFPMAEAVRASEWARDVEAFFFSAELGMAKPDPEIYVAVTEGMQIAPSQVVFFDDRQVNVDAAIEAGWDAYLWTSGARTRAVLEEIGIL; the protein is encoded by the coding sequence ATGGAACGTTCCCGTTTAGATGAAGTACGTGTGGTGGTCTTTGATATTGGCGAGGTACTCGCGACTCCGGTCAACCTTTACCAGGAGCTTGCGGAAGCGCTCGGTTCAGATCCCGACGCGGTCCGGGACGCTTACTGGACCGGCCGGGATGCTCACGACCGAGGCTCGTCCCTTCACGATTACTGGCCAGGGGTCGCACGTCTCGTCGGTGTCGAGGATCAGGACGGGGCCCTCGCACAGCGCCTAGCCGACATTGATTCAGCGACGTGGGCTGCGGTCCGCGAGGATGCTGTCTCCGTCATCCGCGATCTGAAGGCGCGGGCCGTCAAGATAGGCCTTCTTTCCAACGCCCCCTTCCCGATGGCAGAAGCCGTTCGCGCGAGTGAGTGGGCACGAGATGTGGAAGCGTTTTTCTTCTCAGCGGAACTGGGGATGGCCAAACCCGATCCAGAGATTTACGTCGCAGTCACCGAGGGAATGCAGATCGCCCCTTCGCAGGTGGTTTTTTTCGACGACCGACAGGTGAATGTGGATGCGGCGATCGAAGCAGGATGGGACGCATATCTTTGGACGTCCGGGGCTCGGACTCGTGCGGTCCTCGAAGAGATCGGTATCTTGTGA
- a CDS encoding LacI family DNA-binding transcriptional regulator — MSTDSTNSMPGRRKAPTILDIAAEAGVSKSAVSRALLGQGEVSDVTRERVEAAARRLGYVANAMAAGLRSRTRTLGVVLRDVNRPYYSRLFAALQEQAETRGYRLVAMTSAGELEVDDAIGAMKSLISLQVDGLILASAQLDSELVKPYIDRVPMVVAGRMELGTVSGVYGDEADGGRQLADYLLDAGHRRIAVGVVDQAYSRSQHLCTSAMVEQITKRGAAAVAIEVGSDWDLVANMDRIVEDTSLTALMCPTDAAMVDVLEVLRQRGLSCPDDLSVTGYGGIGALAQPFFGFTSFRQPVDHIGAQAVDLIIRAIDADGNLERTHIAIGGSLIPGRTVRPVTVGASR; from the coding sequence ATGAGCACTGACAGCACGAACTCAATGCCAGGCAGGCGGAAGGCGCCGACCATCCTCGACATCGCCGCAGAAGCCGGGGTGTCAAAGTCGGCCGTTTCGCGAGCACTCCTCGGTCAGGGCGAGGTCAGTGATGTCACCCGCGAACGCGTTGAGGCTGCGGCACGGCGACTCGGATATGTTGCCAACGCCATGGCTGCTGGTCTCCGTTCCCGCACGCGCACCCTCGGTGTCGTCCTCAGGGATGTCAATCGCCCCTACTACAGCCGCCTCTTCGCTGCCCTTCAAGAGCAGGCAGAAACTCGCGGATACCGCCTCGTCGCCATGACGAGCGCAGGCGAACTCGAGGTGGACGACGCCATCGGGGCGATGAAGTCGCTCATCTCGCTCCAGGTCGATGGACTCATCCTCGCCTCCGCCCAGCTGGATTCCGAGCTGGTCAAGCCGTACATCGATCGAGTGCCGATGGTGGTTGCCGGACGTATGGAACTCGGGACTGTCTCCGGCGTTTACGGGGATGAGGCCGACGGAGGTCGTCAGCTCGCTGACTACCTCCTCGATGCGGGACACCGCCGTATCGCGGTCGGTGTCGTCGATCAGGCGTACTCCCGGTCGCAGCACCTGTGCACATCGGCCATGGTCGAACAGATCACCAAGCGCGGCGCGGCCGCCGTGGCAATCGAAGTCGGTTCAGACTGGGACCTTGTGGCCAACATGGACCGCATCGTCGAGGACACCTCTCTCACTGCGCTCATGTGCCCAACGGATGCAGCCATGGTGGATGTCCTCGAAGTGCTTAGGCAACGCGGTCTATCCTGCCCCGACGATCTGTCAGTCACGGGCTACGGCGGCATCGGCGCGCTTGCTCAACCCTTTTTCGGTTTCACCAGCTTTCGCCAGCCGGTAGATCACATCGGGGCACAGGCCGTCGATCTCATTATTAGAGCCATCGACGCCGACGGCAATTTGGAGAGGACGCATATCGCGATCGGCGGCTCCCTCATCCCCGGTCGCACTGTTCGCCCCGTGACAGTCGGCGCCTCCCGCTGA